The following are encoded together in the Thermomicrobiales bacterium genome:
- a CDS encoding amino acid permease — MALSKSLPIGAAIVALLIVVGISCRQTIKAYPQGGGACIVAKDNLGELPSLTAGAALLTDYVLTVAVSIAATVAAMSSALPELNEHQVLIGVLLILFVTTVNLRGLSESGTIFSIPTYLFLLGIFAMLGIGFVRNAAAGFPYTTPS, encoded by the coding sequence ATGGCGCTCTCGAAGAGTCTTCCCATCGGCGCGGCCATCGTCGCGTTGCTGATCGTCGTGGGCATCTCGTGCCGACAGACGATCAAGGCATATCCACAAGGCGGCGGCGCATGCATCGTCGCGAAGGACAACCTGGGCGAGCTTCCATCGCTCACGGCGGGAGCGGCACTGCTCACGGACTACGTCCTCACCGTTGCCGTGAGCATCGCGGCCACAGTCGCAGCCATGTCCTCCGCGCTGCCCGAACTCAACGAGCATCAGGTGCTGATTGGTGTCCTGCTGATCCTGTTCGTCACGACGGTGAATCTGCGCGGCCTGAGCGAATCGGGCACCATCTTCTCGATTCCTACGTATCTCTTCCTCTTGGGCATCTTTGCCATGCTCGGCATCGGGTTCGTGCGGAACGCCGCGGCGGGGTTCCCGTACACGACCCCGTCCTGA